The Rhodothermales bacterium genomic sequence TGTATGCGAACCGGCTGGAAGACACCTATCGTTTTGAACGGATCATCGCCGCCTATTCCCCGACATGGTCGCCCGATGGAACGGCGTTGGCGTTCACATCCATCGGGGAGAACGGGTTCTCCGACATTCACATCCTGGATCGTACCTCGGGTCGTCTCCACCCGCTGACGGACGATGCATGGGATGATCGCGACCCCTCGTGGAGCCCCGATGGTCACCAGGTAGCGTTCTCATCGGACCGGACCGGGGTGGGTCCCATCAGCGCCTACAACATTTTCACGTACGACCTGGAACGCGAACAGATTGACTACGTGACGTATGGGCATCGGGTGGATCTCTCGCCAACCTGGAGTCCGGACGGCCGGCACGTGGCTTTCATCAGTTCACAACCCGATTCAACGGGTCGGTTCAGCGGGCAGGACATCTGGGTGGCGGATATGACGGCTCAACCCGCGGGGCCGGACCTGGAACGTCCCCTGGTGCGGTTGACGCGGCTGGCATCTGCCGCGATGGACCCCGTCTGGACGGCCGATGACCATCTCGTATTCACGTCGTTCGAGGGCCTGGAATTCTCCATCCGCCACTTGGCCGACGTGGATTCCTTGTTGGCCGACCCCAAGCGGATCCAACGGATTGGCTTCACAGATGTGGGCGAACCCTGGACATTCGACCGGATTGAAATCGGAGAGGATGCGACGGCAGGATCGTACAAGACCCGCTATCAGCTGGACATCGCGCAGGCCAGCGTCGGACAGAGCTCGGTGCTGGGTACGACCGGTGGAGCCCTGGTGGCGTTCTCGGACATGCTCGGGAACGATTACCTGAATTTCACGCTGTTCAACACGGGCACGTCCCAACGGTCCTTCCTGGAAGATCTGTCCTTCCAGGTCGCCAAATACGACTTCGGAAAGCGGGCCAACACGGGCTTCGGGGCATACCGGTTCTCGGGACTGCGCTACGATGTCACCGATCCGGATGCACCGACCACCTTTCCCCGGTTCCACGAAACCATCTACGGCGGCTTCGGTGCGGTCAGTTATCCGATCTCCAAATTCCGGCGGCTCGAACTCGGGACGTCCCTGAACTGGAGTCGGAAGGAGATCGGTATCCGGAATATCGATCGGGATGCATGGTTGTTGTCAAACAGTCTGTCCATCACCCACGATGAGACCCTCTACTGGCTGAACGGTCCGGTAAGTGGTTGGCGGGGAAGGGCAACGCTCGCCTATACCACCGACGTGGTGTACTCCAACGTGAGTTACTTCACGCTTTCAGCGGATGTCCGCACGTACATCCGCCTGCATGACCAGGTCACGTTCGCATCCTGGTTCATGGGACGCATGAACGAAGGCCGCGAGGCCCGCCTGTTCGTGATGGGGGGCTCCTGGGATCTACGCGGATTCCGGTTCTTTGAGGTTCGGGGTCAGAAAATCTGGTTCACGTCACAGGAACTCCGTTTCCCGCTGGTGAACGCACCCTCTGTTTTCCTGCCGTTCCTGGCCCCGTTCGGTGTTGCCAGTCTGCGGGGCGCCCTGTTCTTCGATGCGGCCCATGCGTGGAATGACGGGTACCGGGACGTTCGTCCGGAAATCAACGCCGGGGAAACCATCGGAGCAGCCGGTCTGGGTTTCCGAATGAACCTGTTCGGCGCTTTCGTCCTCAGGTATGACATCGGCCGTCGCTATCGGGATGGTTTCCGCGTGCAGGACAAGGTGTTCCGGCAATTCATGTTCGGGTGGGATTTCTGATGATGCGACTGCTCCCCATATTCATCCTGGTGTTGTCGGGTTGTCAGACCATCCAGTTGGAGCGTCCATACGATGTACCGGACGATGCGTGGATCACCGACGGGGGATCCACGCTCAGGCAGCGTGCGGGGTCGGAACGGATCCCGCCACCGCTGGTGGTCGCCTGGCAGTACAATGCGGCGGCCGGATTCGGCCCGGGCTCGCCGCTGCTTGTCCGTGACCGTCTGTTCGTGGGTACACGTAAAGGGGAAATGCATGCGGTGGATCTGGCGTCCGGCAGGCGGACCGGATACCGGGAATTCAACGAGGCCATCGAGGGCACACCCGCGATTTCGGATGGTATCCTGTATGTGACGTCTCCCTGGGGAAATCGGGCCTTGATAGCCTACGACCTGGAGCGGGCTTCGGTGAAATGGCGCGTGTCGGGCGTACCGGTGGAAGTGGCGCCGGTGGTCGCGGGCAACGTCGTCGTCATTGTGGACGTGGAGGCCACCGTCCGGGCCTACCGAACCGGAAACGGGGAGGAAGTCTGGCGGCACCACCTCGAAGAACGGACCTCCGTCCATTCCACGCCGCTTCTGCTGGCTGACGGACGCTTGTTCGTGGCCACCGATCGCGGGGGCTTGGTCATGATGGATGCGTCGAATGGAGACGTACTGTGGCAGACCTCCATCGACCTGCCGGTCCGTGCCGGAGCCGCGTCTGACGGCGAACGCATATACATTCCCACTACGCGCGGCGTTCTTGTGGCGGTGGATGTCCAGAGCGGGAAGGTGCTTTGGGAGCATCGGAATCCCAACCGACTGGTGCGCATGGCTCCGCCCGCCGTAAAGGGAGGGCGGCTGATCTTCGGCGCATCGGACGGGACCGTCCGACGCCTGGACGCCATCAGTGGCGTCCAGGAATGGACCGTCAACGTGGGAGCGGTCGTGGACGCTCCGCCACAATGGACACACAGCGCCGTCTACGTCGGGACGATGGGTCGGGAATTGCTTGCACTGGACGCGGAATCCGGGGCGATCTCCTGGCGACACCAACTCGAGGGTCGGATAAAATCGGCCATGGCGGCCGCGGACGGAGCCTTGTACGTCCTGTCGGAGCCACGTTATGTCGTGAAATTCATTCCCGCAACGGAGGGTGAAGATGAGTAAACGAGGGGTTTTGTGGTTCGTGCTGATGAGTGCACTCCTGCCGTCCATGGTAATCGCCCAGAGCCGGACGGTCCACGTGGAATCGGAATATCCACAGGCCATTGTCGTCGCGGACGGGAAATACATCGGACGCATTTCGGAATCACCGTTCAGGGTGGATGCTTCCGTCCGTCAGATTCTCCTGCGCTCCCCGCGGGTTACCGCATGGAATGCCCAATCCATTCTCCTGGACCTTCCGGAGGGCGACGACGTCCGGTTGCGGGCGGATTTTTCGACCCTGCGCCCGGCTTTTGACGCACCCATTGCCCAACCTCAGCCGGAGGTCCCGGTTGCATACGCTCAGCCCGATGTACGGAAGCGCCGTTGGATTGACGTCGTCTCGCTCTCCGGTGCGGTCGTGGCCGGAGCGCTGGCCGTCCATTACCGTACGAAGGCCGACAATCGCTTCGAAGATTGGGAAGCAGACAAGCGGCCGCAGCTGAAGCGGGACATCCAACGTCTTGATGTCCTGTCGGGCGTTTCCACGGGGGTCATGCAGGTGGGCATAGGCGTCTTCGCCTTCCGGCTCGTGTTCTGATCCGACGTGGGAGGGAGCGTCGAGTATACGGGATCGGGAGAGCGCCTCCGGAGTACGAGCAGCATGATCAAAGAACAACTCGATATCGACCTGAAAGAGGCCATGAAGGCCAAGGATGCCGTTCGGCTGGCAACCATCCGTTCCCTGCGAGCGGCCATCATGGAGAAGGAAATCGCCATGCGGCAAGGGGGCGTGGCCCACCTGTCGGAAGAGGATGTACTCACCGTGGTTGGCAAACAGGCCAAGCAGCGCCGTGATTCCATTGAGCAATTCACGGCGGCCGGTCGGGAAGACCTGGCAGCCCGGGAAGAAGCCGAACTCGAAATCCTGTCTACCTACTTGCCGGAGCAACTTGATGCGGATGCCATCCGTAGGGAGGTGCAAACCATCGTAGAACAGACCGGTGCAACGGGCATGAAGGACATGGGCCGCGTGATGGGAGCGGCAATGACGGCCCTGAGCGGACGCGCCGATGGGAAGGACGTCCAACAGATCGCCCGCGAGGTTCTTTCAGCAATTTGATTTCCTGCCGATAAATCCCGTATGGCAACTCTGGACATCATCATTCTCGCCATCATCGCTTTCGGATTGATCCGTGGAATGCGGACGGGCTTCATCCGGCAGGTGACGACGCTGGCCGGTATTGTTGTGGCATTCGTGGCTGCAGCGACCTTCATGGACGATGCAGGCAACCTCTTCGAGCAGTACACAGGGATGGTACCTGAACTTGCTCCACTCGCTGGATTCGTGGCCATTTTCCTGCTTTGTCGCCTGTTCATCCGGCTGTTCGGCTTCGCGTTGGACGATGTTGCTGAAAAGGCCAAATTGGGTGGACTGAACCGATTGGCCGGTGGAGCAACCGGTGCGCTCAAGGCCGTCATTGTGATGAGTCTGGCCTTCCTGTTCGTGGGCTTCCTGGAATTGCCCTCGGCCCCCGCACGGGCCTCATCCGAATTCTACAAGCCCGTGTCGGAGTTTGTACCGGAAGCGTGGCAGTACCTGTCGCGTCAGTCCCCGGCTTTCGAGGACATGCGAAAGGAACTGGAACGTCGCCTTCGCGAGGGATCCGGAGCGCTTCCGGTCTGAGCCAGATCCTGACACCCTGACACGCCGTGGCGTGTGCTCAGAATCGCACGGCTTGCGGCGTGTAACGGAACCGTACGCCTCCGGCTACATCCGTGACGGTTGCATCGTTGCCCGTTGCGCGTACCCATTGCACGGAAATGTCCAGGCGGAGCGTCGGATGCGCGTACCAGGTCAGGGTCGGCGTCACTTCGGACCAGCGCAGGTCGCCCTTGAAGGAATGGACGGCATGCCAGGCTACTACCGCGACGTCCAGTCCGGGTGTGACCGTGATGGATGTGACTCCAAGCGCCCGGGCTTCGATTCCGTTGTGCGTCATCCCGTGCCCCGGAATGTCGGAGAACTGGACGGAGCCCCATTTGCTGGATACCAGACCCGTTTCAATGCGGGTTTTCAGGGTAAACTGCCGTCGCCAACTTGTTCGGGAGAGTGCCGGACCGTATCCCAGTCTGGCCCATGTAATGTGGGAATCCCTGAGTCCGGATCGGTCCACATCCAACAGCGTGACGGAAGCCGATTGTGGCGTACGCTGGATGTCCATGTCCAGCGCGACACCCCGGTACCGGAAATCCGCGTCCGTGTCTGAAAACCGTACTCCCAGTCCGACATCCAGGAGGCGAATGTGACTGTCCACTGTGGTCTGGGGAAGGATGGTAAACACCGGTACGGCCCTTCCCACTCCCGCAATCACCGTGGTTGTGGCAGCGTCCCGTGCGTGACCGCCAGCCAAATGCCACTCCAGCGGAGCGAATTCGGTCAGGCGTTGTCCACGTGCATCAGGTGCCAGGATGCACGTGGCCACGAGGATGAAGGACAAGGACCGGAAAAAGGGCAAAAGCATGGATTTGAAGTCGGTCAAGAAATGACGTATGGGCATCAATGCACGCGCGGCGGAACGGTTCTGGGCACGGCCCGCGCCTTTCGCATGAGCACCAATCCTCCGACAATGAGACCCCCCCCGAGTATTTGTCCGGGGGATGCGGGATCACCCAGGATCAACCAACTCGAGAACAGGGCCACGAACGGGACCAGATTGTTGAATGCGGCCGTGTGGGAGGGGCCAATGGTTCGCACGCCCCGATTCCAGAGCACGATGGCGATTCCCGTCGAGAGCGAACCCGACGTGAACACCAGGAGCCAGTGCCACCAGCGCACGGCATTCCAGTCCACGTCTCCCAGAACGGGTAGAGCGAAAAGGAGCAGTATCGGAAATGCCAGCGCGAGGGCCAGGACGGTCAGGGCCGTGGGGGACATGTGTTGGACCAACGGTCGCGTCAGTGCGGTGTAGCTTCCCCATAGCATGGCCGCCACAAGGATGATGAGGTTGCCCGTCATTGCATTGGATGCCATTTCAACCGTGGTCGAGCCATAGAGGACGACCCAGACCGTGCCGGCAATGCTGATGATCAGACCGGTCCAGGCCAACATGGTCAGGCGTTCCACGCGCGTGGAAAGTGCGACCATGGCGGTCCACAAGGGTGCGGACGCCATGATGAGGGCGGCATTCCCGGCCGACGTCATGTCCAGGCCGAGGATGAAGGTCAACTGGTAGCAGACCCATCCGACAAACCCCAATCGGGCAATGGCCCAGCCGTGACTGCACATGGGTTGCCACATGACCTGGACCGATCGACCGGATCGGACCCAGTAGATGTATCCGAGCACGACACCGGCCGAAAGTATCCGGAGGACGTTCAGGACGTACGGATGAAGTACCACCAGAACGATCTTCATGATCGGGAAATTCAGTCCCCACATGAGGACGACCGTCATGAGTTCGAGCTCACCCCTCCACTTGGTCAGGAAGCTGTTGGACATTCAGCAGGGAAGGGTATGGTCTGGGTACAGGCGGGATCCTGCCATACAAGGCGGAACCTCGGGCGCGAGGCGGTGGCAAAGTAACGGAAAGGCCGTACATTGTGGCATGCTCGAAGGCGGAATCACAAAACTTTACTATACCATCAGTGAGGTCTCAGCCCTGGTAGGGGAAGAGGCCCACGTGCTGCGTTATTGGGAGTCGGAGTTTCCTGTCCTGAAGCCGCGGAAGAATCGAGCCGGAAAGCGCGTCTATACGCGCGATGATATTGACGTGGTGTATCGCATCCGTCATTTGCTGAGGGATGAGAAGTTCACGATTGACGGAGCCCGGCAGGCGCTCGAGAAGAAGGACGATGGGCTCGAGGAATCCTCGCCCACGGTCCGTGAGCTGAAAGAGGTCAGGGGATTCCTGGAGCGACTCTTGAACCGCATTTCTTCGGACTGACGGGAACCGTACACGGCTCCATGGTTTTCACCCTTCCCTCGGGACGTGGCGCAGCCCGGTAGCGCACTTGCATGGGGTGCAAGGGGTCGCAGGTTCAAATCCTGTCGTCCCGACGAGAAGACGCAAAAAGGCAGACCTTTCGGTCTGCCTTTTTGTGTTTCAGCGCATTCCATGGACAAAAAGCCCCGCTCAGGGCCTGTTGACAGGCCCTAATACCGGTAGTACTCCGGCTTGTACGGGCCTTCCTGCGTGACACCGATGTAGTCAGCCTGTTGGGGCGTCAGTTCTTCCAGCTCCACGCCGATCTTGGCAAGGTGCAGCCGTGCAACACGCTCGTCGAGGTGCTTGGGCAGGGTGTAGACCTCGTTGTCGTACTTGTCCGCGTTGTGCCACAGCTCCAGCTGCGCGAGCACCTGGTTCGTGAACGAATTCGACATCACGAACGATGGATGCCCCGTTGCGCATCCCAGGTTCACAAGGCGACCTTCTGCGAGCACGATGACTTCCTTGCCATCGATCGAGAACAGGTCCACCTGGGGCTTGATCGTGTCGCGGGTGTGACCGTAGTTCTTCTTCAGCCAGGCCATGTCGATCTCATTGTCGAAGTGACCGATGTTGCAGACGATGGCCTTGTCCTTCATCGAACGGAAATGCCGCTCCGTAATGACGTTGAAGTTGCCCGTGGCCGTCACGACAATATCCGCCTGCTTCACGGCATCGTCCATTTTCTTGACCGCAAATCCGTCCATGGCGGCTTGCAGGGCACAGATCGGATCGATTTCAGTGACAATGACGCGTGCTCCAGCTCCACGGAGGGAAGCCGCAGAGCCCTTGCCGACGTCTCCATAACCGGCAACCACGGCGACCTTGCCGGCCATCATGATATCGGTAGCGCGCCGAATGGCATCCACCAGGGATTCCTTGCAGCCGTACTTGTTGTCGAATTTCGACTTGGTGACGGAGTCGTTCACGTTGATGGCGGGCATCGGAAGCGTGCCTTTCTTCTGGCGCTCGTACAGGCGATGGACGCCCGTCGTGGTCTCTTCGGAGAGACCTTTGATGCCGGGCACCAGTTCAGGGTACCGATCCAGGACCATGTTCGTGAGGTCACCGCCATCATCCAGGATCATATTGAGTGGCTGGCGATCATCCCCGAAGAACAGGGTCTGCTCAATGCACCAGTCGAACTCTTCTTCCGTCATACCCTTCCAGGCATAAACCTGGATGCCTGCTGCTGCGATGGCCGCGGCAGCCTGGTCCTGTGTGGAGAAGATATTGCACGAGGACCACGTTACTTCCGCACCCAGTTCCGCAAGGGTCTCAATGAGAACCGCGGTCTGGATGGTCATGTGGAGGCAGCCGGCAATGCGGGCTCCCTTCAACGGCTCCTTGCCACGGTACTCTTCGCGGAGCGCCATGAGTCCCGGCATCTCGGCTTCCGCCAGGCGGATTTCCTTGCGTCCCCATTCTGCGAGGGAGATGTCTTTGACTTTGTATTTCAAGGTTTCAATTTCCATGGACTCGGATTCGGATAGCTGGATGAATGGAAAGGTCTTTTGAACCGCATGAACGCATCTTGTTTCCAGTACTTGATGAAGCAGCGGTTAGAACGGATGGGCACATGCTCAGGACGTCTTGCCCAGTTCCTGCTCAGCGGATCTCTTCGGAAACCACCACGCCGTCAATAATGACGCCCGTGCAGTGCGTGGTGTACTCGAACGGATCGCCATCGAACAGGGCCAGGTCGGCATCCTTGCCGACTTCAATGGAGCCGACACGCTCCTGGATACCCAGAATCCGGGCCGCATCCATCGTGACGGACGCAAGGGCCTCGTCGAACGAGAGACCGTGGGCAGCCGCCACACCGGCCTCGAACAGGACGACCCGAGTCTTCGGCACGTACGCTTCATATCCGCTCTGCAACGCGAACGGAATTCCGGCACCCCGAAGCCGTGCGGGTTGTTCGAAGGTGGCGTTTTCGCGTTCACCGGAGTGTCGGGCCATCGTGGCGTGCGAAATGACCGGGAATCCGGATTCCTTGATCTCATCCAGGACCAGATGGGCCTCGGCGGCGGAATCCAGGACGAGTCGGATGCCGAACTCCTGGGCCAGGCGGATGGTCGTCAGGATGTCATGAGCGCGCTCGACCGTGACCAGCAGGGGCATTTCGCCGTCCAGGACGGCCGCCAGGGTCTCCATGCGCAAATCCCGGGTGAAGGTACCATCGTCCTGGTGTTCCGCACGCTTGTCCGCGTAGGCCCGGGCCTTGATGAGTTCGGCGCGCAACATGGCAACCATCTTGCTCCGGGTCCCGGGTGCCTTGCCGCCACTCGCGCGCGCTCCATTGCCCAACGTTGCCGCCACCATGGCAGCAGGTACCATGACGGCGTCATCCACGGTCTCACCGGACGTCTTGGCTATAAGCGTCTGGCCCGAGATTACTGCGCCGGGTCCGTGGCCCGTATGGATGGTCGTAATGCCGAATCCACGGACCCATTCCACGAGGGCCTCACGTGGATTGTAGGCATCGATGGCCCGCAATTCGGGTTGGATGGGTGCAGACGTTTCCAGTTGGTCCTGGTCATGGGGTTGATTCAAATAACCGGACAAACCGACGACCGAGTGCGCATCGATCAAGCCGGGAGTGACCACCGTCGCTTCCAGCACCCGGTAATTATCGGGTATGCGGATGTCGGACGCTGGTCCGACCTGGTGGATCTTTCCATCCTGGATGAGGATGACCCCTTGCTCAATGACGGGTCCGGCAGCGGTATGGATTCGTTCGGCACGGACCGCGATCTGCGCGGACACATCCAGCGCCGCGAACAGGAAAAGGCAGCAGAGACTTGCACGAATGAAACGCATCAGTAGTCCACCTCGCGGGAGAGGATGTGTTCGTGGGAAGCCTGGTCGTGGCTGGCACCGTATCCGCCGACGGCAATCAATTGATCATCCGGATTGGAACGATCGAATACCCGGACGCCATCCACCCATGTGGACAGGACCTGTGTGTACACGCTCAGCGGATCGCCGGACAACACGACGAAGTCCGCATCCTTGCCCGCCGTCAGGGAACCGATCCGGTCAGCAAGGTCCAACATCTGTGCACCGGCCAGCGTCATGCCCTCAAGTGCACCCTCACGGGACATACCCGCACGCACCGCCAGGGCGGCCTGGCGGAGGAAAAAGCGTGAATCGGTTATGCCGTCATCGGTATGGAATCCGACGAGGGCACCGGCAGCCTCAAGGGCCGCACCGGATTTCATGTGCACGTCGACGGCTTCCATCTTGCCGCCCGGACTGTCGATCACGATCAGCGACACGGGGGCATTCGCCGCTGCAATCTCGTCGGCAACCTTCCAGGCATCGCTGACATGGTGCAGAACCACGCGGAAACCGAACTCATCCGCAAGCCGGAGGACCGTGAGGATGTCATCGTGGCGGTGGGTGTGGTGATGGATGACCGTCTTGCCCTCGAGGACACCCACGAGCGCCTCGAGTCCGAGATCGCGGGGGGGCAGCTTGGATGCATCGTCCCCGGCAGCAACCAGTTTTTCCCGATATTCCCGCGCTTTTATAAACTCCGCACGGACCAGTGCGGCCGCCTTCGCGCGCGTACCCGGAAACGGAGCGGCGCGTCGGGGATTGGTGCCATTGGCCATCTTGATGCCTCCGAGTGGTGCTCCGGAGTCGTCACGCAGCATGATGTCATCCAGCGTCCGCCCATCGCGCAGCTTTACGTACTGGGTCTGGCCGGAGAGAAGGTGCCCGGAGCCCGACATGATATTGGCGGTGGTGATCCCACCAGCCTGGGCCTTCTGGATGCCGGCATCCCGCGCGTTGATGGAGTCCAGTACGCGGATATCCGGCTGGATGGGAGCAGACGCATCGGCGCCTTCTACCTCTCCGATATGGCTGTGGGTATCCACGAGGCCCGGCATGATGACGAGACCATCCAGGTCGTGCCGCACGGCACCGTCCGGAATACGGACCGAAGCGGCGTCACCCACTTGGAGTATAGTGCCATCCCGCACGATCAGGACGCCGTTCGGGATTTCAGGACCGTCAATGGGGATGATTCGGGCGCCCGTGAATGCCTGGGTCTGCGAAAAGGCAGGCATTGCAGCCGTTGCAGCCAAAGAAAACCACAGAAGGAGACGCATGCACGACGCACGCAGGCCGGCTGGTTTCATGGTGGGGGATATTGATGGACAGGAACTGGACAGAATGATACCCCACGCTGCGACGTCATCCCAACCTGGAAAACAAAACCGATCAAATATTAAAAAAAGACGGAAACAAAAGGGGGTGATGCGCGAATACCGCGTACTGTAAACGATCATATAAACGAAATAGACGATATGGAACTGGTCTCATCACGACAGGCCGCCAGCCTTCTGGGTGTTCACGAGTCGTCCGTGAAGCGATGGTGCAACTCCGAGGAGTTGGCCTGTTCGTACACGGCGGGTGGTCACCGCAGGATCGACCTGGAAGACGTGCTGGACTTCGCGAGACAGGGTGGCATGGAATGCTCCTTGCTGAAATTCGGGAAGGACGCGGGTCTGGTCTGGAACGGGGCCAATGAATTGCGTCACGGGCGCAGTGCCGACATCCTGGTCCTGAAAATGCGGGAATGGTTGCTTCATGCCGAGGCCAACAAGTTGACCGCGTTGCTGCACCTCTGCAATTCGATGAGCATTCCGTACGCCCGGTTGTTTGACCAACTCATCGGTCGCGTCATGCAGGAAATCGGCGACTCTTGGGCACGGGGGGCCTTTGAGATCGGAGATGAGCACCGTATTTCAGAAAGCCTCCTCGACGTCCTTTACGGGCTTTTGGCTGAAATCGGTCGGGAGCAGTCCGATACGCCAACCGGTGTTGCCATTGTCGGTTGTGGACCCAATGAATCGCATGGGACGGGTGCCATGATGGTCCGTGTACTCCTGTCCGCACGGGGCTGGAAAGTCATCTACCTTGGTCAGAATGTACCGGTGGAAGACCTGCTCTTGTATCAGCGCCGCCACCAGGCTACACTGGTGGCCGTGTCGATGTCGAGTCATCGCGAACCTGCGGAAATCCGGCAATTCGTTCGGGACGTGACATCCCTGGAACGTGAGGACGTCCCCTTCGACCTGGCCATCGGCGGTTCCGGTGCGCAATTCGCACGGCAGGCGTTCGGCCTGGAACGTGCGTGGGTATTCAACAATGCAGAAGACTTTGACGACTGGCTGGAGGTCCGCCATGGAAAGTAGGATGTTGTTCACGGATGGCGGCAGAATGGACCGGACATCGGTCGTGCTGTTGTCTGTCCTGGGTGTGTTCTCCCTGGTGGCCATTCTGGGGTATTGGTTCTTTGCCCTGAACCCACAGAACTTGGCCCGTTTTCCTGAATCGGCATCGTTTTACGCCGTCAGCTACCGGTTTTTCGCCCAGGGTCAAGTTTGGCTTTCCGGAATCGTGCTGGCCATCCATCTCGTAAGACGGGCCGGTTTCCGGTGGGTGCTTCCGCTCGTCGCTGTATATATCCTCAGTCTGACGAGCGAACTCCTCGGCACGACCACCGGATTTCCGTTCGGCGACTATGCCTATACCAGTTTCCTTGGGGTGAAGTGGTTCGATCACGTTCCCGTTCTCATTCCGTTGAGTTGGTTCACCATGGCCTTGCCGTCCTGGATCATGACCGGACACCTGATTGGATGGGAGTCGAACAAGCTGGTGCGGTGGTTGCTGACCGGTTTTCTCCTTATGGTGTGGGATCTCGCCCTCGATCCGGCCATGAGCTTTCT encodes the following:
- a CDS encoding PQQ-binding-like beta-propeller repeat protein — its product is MMRLLPIFILVLSGCQTIQLERPYDVPDDAWITDGGSTLRQRAGSERIPPPLVVAWQYNAAAGFGPGSPLLVRDRLFVGTRKGEMHAVDLASGRRTGYREFNEAIEGTPAISDGILYVTSPWGNRALIAYDLERASVKWRVSGVPVEVAPVVAGNVVVIVDVEATVRAYRTGNGEEVWRHHLEERTSVHSTPLLLADGRLFVATDRGGLVMMDASNGDVLWQTSIDLPVRAGAASDGERIYIPTTRGVLVAVDVQSGKVLWEHRNPNRLVRMAPPAVKGGRLIFGASDGTVRRLDAISGVQEWTVNVGAVVDAPPQWTHSAVYVGTMGRELLALDAESGAISWRHQLEGRIKSAMAAADGALYVLSEPRYVVKFIPATEGEDE
- a CDS encoding CvpA family protein, encoding MATLDIIILAIIAFGLIRGMRTGFIRQVTTLAGIVVAFVAAATFMDDAGNLFEQYTGMVPELAPLAGFVAIFLLCRLFIRLFGFALDDVAEKAKLGGLNRLAGGATGALKAVIVMSLAFLFVGFLELPSAPARASSEFYKPVSEFVPEAWQYLSRQSPAFEDMRKELERRLREGSGALPV
- a CDS encoding amidohydrolase family protein; the protein is MRFIRASLCCLFLFAALDVSAQIAVRAERIHTAAGPVIEQGVILIQDGKIHQVGPASDIRIPDNYRVLEATVVTPGLIDAHSVVGLSGYLNQPHDQDQLETSAPIQPELRAIDAYNPREALVEWVRGFGITTIHTGHGPGAVISGQTLIAKTSGETVDDAVMVPAAMVAATLGNGARASGGKAPGTRSKMVAMLRAELIKARAYADKRAEHQDDGTFTRDLRMETLAAVLDGEMPLLVTVERAHDILTTIRLAQEFGIRLVLDSAAEAHLVLDEIKESGFPVISHATMARHSGERENATFEQPARLRGAGIPFALQSGYEAYVPKTRVVLFEAGVAAAHGLSFDEALASVTMDAARILGIQERVGSIEVGKDADLALFDGDPFEYTTHCTGVIIDGVVVSEEIR
- the ahcY gene encoding adenosylhomocysteinase yields the protein MEIETLKYKVKDISLAEWGRKEIRLAEAEMPGLMALREEYRGKEPLKGARIAGCLHMTIQTAVLIETLAELGAEVTWSSCNIFSTQDQAAAAIAAAGIQVYAWKGMTEEEFDWCIEQTLFFGDDRQPLNMILDDGGDLTNMVLDRYPELVPGIKGLSEETTTGVHRLYERQKKGTLPMPAINVNDSVTKSKFDNKYGCKESLVDAIRRATDIMMAGKVAVVAGYGDVGKGSAASLRGAGARVIVTEIDPICALQAAMDGFAVKKMDDAVKQADIVVTATGNFNVITERHFRSMKDKAIVCNIGHFDNEIDMAWLKKNYGHTRDTIKPQVDLFSIDGKEVIVLAEGRLVNLGCATGHPSFVMSNSFTNQVLAQLELWHNADKYDNEVYTLPKHLDERVARLHLAKIGVELEELTPQQADYIGVTQEGPYKPEYYRY
- a CDS encoding DMT family transporter, with protein sequence MSNSFLTKWRGELELMTVVLMWGLNFPIMKIVLVVLHPYVLNVLRILSAGVVLGYIYWVRSGRSVQVMWQPMCSHGWAIARLGFVGWVCYQLTFILGLDMTSAGNAALIMASAPLWTAMVALSTRVERLTMLAWTGLIISIAGTVWVVLYGSTTVEMASNAMTGNLIILVAAMLWGSYTALTRPLVQHMSPTALTVLALALAFPILLLFALPVLGDVDWNAVRWWHWLLVFTSGSLSTGIAIVLWNRGVRTIGPSHTAAFNNLVPFVALFSSWLILGDPASPGQILGGGLIVGGLVLMRKARAVPRTVPPRVH
- a CDS encoding MerR family transcriptional regulator, which codes for MLEGGITKLYYTISEVSALVGEEAHVLRYWESEFPVLKPRKNRAGKRVYTRDDIDVVYRIRHLLRDEKFTIDGARQALEKKDDGLEESSPTVRELKEVRGFLERLLNRISSD
- a CDS encoding BamA/TamA family outer membrane protein gives rise to the protein MSLLRTVILVVLLGWIPAAPSLAQYNYHFGRNKIQYDDFDWKVMRTEHFDVYYYPEMLELAEHGAYFAEEAYEEMRHRFNFSLNTRVPIIFYSSNLHFKQTNITPGFIPDGVGGFFEFLKGRVVIPANGNLQRFRRVVRHEMVHVFTYNKLVRVMRDHRRPMTTFLPLWFTEGLAEYWSGPPDQQHEMVIRDAVFTNYLVPLESMFRIRGSYVMYKQGEAIMRFISEEYGEEKILGLIEGFWKDRKFDVVLEVTLQEPFEDIAARWLAWVKRQYYPEMSDVDVPSLIASGLSTEGFNAKPSFHRFPDGRRFVYFVGNRGGYSNVFSVQVDAEYEPLDDPEILIEGERSDEFEAFHLFESRIAVSSGGKLAFVTKSGNRDVIHVWDLYANRLEDTYRFERIIAAYSPTWSPDGTALAFTSIGENGFSDIHILDRTSGRLHPLTDDAWDDRDPSWSPDGHQVAFSSDRTGVGPISAYNIFTYDLEREQIDYVTYGHRVDLSPTWSPDGRHVAFISSQPDSTGRFSGQDIWVADMTAQPAGPDLERPLVRLTRLASAAMDPVWTADDHLVFTSFEGLEFSIRHLADVDSLLADPKRIQRIGFTDVGEPWTFDRIEIGEDATAGSYKTRYQLDIAQASVGQSSVLGTTGGALVAFSDMLGNDYLNFTLFNTGTSQRSFLEDLSFQVAKYDFGKRANTGFGAYRFSGLRYDVTDPDAPTTFPRFHETIYGGFGAVSYPISKFRRLELGTSLNWSRKEIGIRNIDRDAWLLSNSLSITHDETLYWLNGPVSGWRGRATLAYTTDVVYSNVSYFTLSADVRTYIRLHDQVTFASWFMGRMNEGREARLFVMGGSWDLRGFRFFEVRGQKIWFTSQELRFPLVNAPSVFLPFLAPFGVASLRGALFFDAAHAWNDGYRDVRPEINAGETIGAAGLGFRMNLFGAFVLRYDIGRRYRDGFRVQDKVFRQFMFGWDF
- a CDS encoding GatB/YqeY domain-containing protein, translated to MIKEQLDIDLKEAMKAKDAVRLATIRSLRAAIMEKEIAMRQGGVAHLSEEDVLTVVGKQAKQRRDSIEQFTAAGREDLAAREEAELEILSTYLPEQLDADAIRREVQTIVEQTGATGMKDMGRVMGAAMTALSGRADGKDVQQIAREVLSAI